A single Euzebya rosea DNA region contains:
- a CDS encoding sensor histidine kinase encodes MPQAISWVVYGTLGVVATMFWWRRRTESAGWLAATFVVLGAVVLQGALVPAPDPADLPLPQFSPRELYTDLVIIGLLGFPYLLHRFVRSLREVTRLSDRLADVGMVGIVVLTLASPGFPDQADFTPYQQVVQLVMLGWWAVLLAQASWALWRSGRGRPGIIRNRMRLMSVAALLINVALLGSTLGDAQSQDAAYVITQVLGWASAGAFLLAFEPPLLVRRSWRAREETALRTAESRLVAATSATEAASAIVDAAAALVGGTRAEVRDADGAVLARSGGREEDRSEDPLEVRLSRSTVIVHRSRLTPVFGEGEEALLRQLCGHLDLALDRISAFEASEKALREAERANTELSQLVYGVSHDLRNPLVTVLGFLDFITDDDTPLSDTQIMALERITISARYMEGLIDDLLQLSRVGRSDNDAKPVAIAALVQDIRTDLAPRYPDLVIEMDGDATVLMNEVRARQLFINLLENAARHGGRTPLVVTVTCVSVIDGEATIDVADNGVGIPEEHRDRVFQIFQRLDRFDARTKGSGIGLTMCRKITEEVGGGIVITDSTPGTTFRITLPAVPLGQTPSGPFASTQERKP; translated from the coding sequence ATGCCACAGGCCATCAGCTGGGTCGTGTACGGCACCCTCGGTGTGGTCGCGACGATGTTCTGGTGGCGACGGCGGACCGAGTCGGCGGGATGGTTGGCTGCCACCTTCGTCGTCCTGGGTGCCGTCGTGCTGCAGGGCGCGCTGGTGCCGGCCCCCGATCCGGCGGACCTGCCGCTCCCCCAGTTCAGCCCCCGGGAGCTCTACACCGACCTGGTGATCATCGGGCTGCTCGGGTTCCCCTACCTGCTGCACCGGTTCGTCCGGTCGCTGCGCGAGGTCACACGGCTGTCCGACCGGCTCGCCGATGTGGGCATGGTCGGGATCGTCGTCCTGACCCTGGCCAGCCCGGGGTTCCCCGACCAGGCGGACTTCACGCCGTACCAGCAGGTCGTGCAGCTCGTCATGCTCGGATGGTGGGCCGTCCTGCTCGCCCAGGCGTCCTGGGCCCTCTGGCGATCCGGTCGTGGGCGGCCCGGCATCATCAGGAACCGCATGCGGCTGATGTCGGTCGCGGCCCTGCTCATCAACGTCGCGCTGCTCGGATCCACGCTGGGCGACGCCCAGTCGCAGGACGCCGCCTACGTCATCACCCAGGTCCTCGGGTGGGCCAGCGCCGGTGCGTTCCTCCTCGCCTTCGAACCACCCCTGCTCGTCCGTCGTTCGTGGCGGGCCCGTGAGGAAACGGCCCTTCGGACGGCCGAGAGCCGGCTCGTCGCCGCCACCAGCGCGACGGAGGCCGCCAGCGCGATCGTCGACGCCGCAGCCGCGCTCGTGGGCGGCACCCGCGCGGAGGTGCGTGACGCGGACGGAGCGGTCCTCGCACGCAGCGGCGGCCGGGAGGAGGACCGATCCGAGGACCCCCTGGAGGTGCGGCTGTCACGCTCGACGGTGATCGTGCACCGCTCGCGCCTGACGCCCGTGTTCGGCGAGGGCGAGGAGGCGCTGCTCCGCCAGCTCTGCGGCCACCTCGACCTGGCCCTCGACCGGATCTCGGCGTTCGAGGCCAGCGAGAAGGCGCTCCGGGAGGCCGAGCGGGCCAACACCGAGCTGTCGCAGCTGGTGTACGGGGTCAGCCACGACCTCCGCAACCCGCTGGTGACGGTGCTCGGCTTCCTCGACTTCATCACCGACGACGACACCCCGCTCAGCGATACCCAGATCATGGCGCTGGAGCGGATCACGATCAGCGCCCGCTACATGGAGGGCCTGATCGACGACCTGCTGCAGCTCTCGCGGGTGGGCCGGTCCGACAACGACGCCAAGCCGGTCGCGATCGCCGCCCTGGTGCAGGACATCCGCACCGACCTCGCCCCCCGCTACCCGGACCTCGTCATCGAGATGGACGGCGATGCGACCGTCCTGATGAACGAGGTCAGGGCCCGGCAGCTGTTCATCAACCTCCTCGAGAACGCCGCCCGTCACGGCGGCCGCACCCCCCTCGTCGTCACCGTGACCTGCGTGTCGGTCATCGACGGGGAGGCAACGATCGACGTCGCCGACAACGGCGTGGGCATCCCCGAGGAACACCGCGATCGGGTGTTCCAGATCTTCCAGCGGCTGGACCGGTTCGACGCCCGCACCAAGGGCAGCGGCATCGGCCTGACGATGTGCCGCAAGATCACCGAAGAGGTCGGAGGCGGTATTGTGATCACCGACTCCACTCCCGGGACGACCTTCCGCATCACGCTCCCGGCGGTCCCGCTCGGCCAGACCCCGTCCGGCCCGTTCGCCTCCACCCAAGAGAGAAAGCCGTGA
- a CDS encoding NYN domain-containing protein, with product MDEERIALFLDYENLAIGAREDLRGMMFALRPLADALAERGRVVVRRAYADWSYFDEDRRMLTKENVELIEIPQRMGVVRKNAADIKMAVDAVELVFERDYITTFVICTGDSDFTPLVNKLRELNKRVIGVGLEASTSKLLPPACDEFIFYERLEGVDLPTKKKRGGGSGGGGGGGRGRGGRGRGSGGSNRPAPKQPKDADRGEPETTPEEPEAVEDSTEDDEDEPPRDVNKLVTQTLSGLQRSSSGVVLASMLKRAIIRKDPTFSEADWGFRAFGELLRDLESKDIIELSTGAAKGDPEVSFPEASDSEEDAFRLLHDVVAEEGRAPLSGLKDRLRNRQADFSEKRFGFGGFLQFCKAARTREIIEMEWDDEADDYMLTLPS from the coding sequence ATGGATGAGGAACGCATCGCCCTGTTCCTGGACTACGAGAACCTGGCGATCGGCGCACGCGAGGACCTCCGCGGCATGATGTTCGCGCTGCGACCGCTGGCCGACGCGCTCGCCGAACGCGGCCGTGTCGTGGTGCGTCGCGCCTACGCCGACTGGTCGTACTTCGACGAGGACCGTCGGATGCTGACCAAGGAGAACGTCGAGCTCATCGAGATCCCCCAGCGCATGGGTGTGGTCCGCAAGAACGCTGCGGACATCAAGATGGCAGTCGACGCGGTCGAGCTCGTCTTCGAGCGCGACTACATCACGACCTTCGTCATCTGCACCGGGGACTCCGACTTCACCCCGCTGGTCAACAAGCTGCGCGAGCTGAACAAGCGCGTGATCGGTGTGGGCCTCGAGGCGTCGACGTCCAAGCTGCTGCCGCCGGCGTGTGACGAGTTCATCTTCTACGAGCGCCTCGAGGGCGTCGACCTGCCGACCAAGAAGAAGCGCGGTGGCGGCAGCGGTGGTGGCGGTGGTGGCGGTCGTGGTCGTGGTGGCCGCGGGCGTGGCAGCGGTGGGTCGAACCGTCCGGCGCCCAAGCAGCCCAAGGACGCCGACCGCGGCGAGCCGGAGACGACCCCGGAGGAGCCGGAGGCCGTCGAGGACTCCACCGAGGACGACGAGGACGAGCCGCCCCGCGACGTCAACAAGCTGGTGACCCAGACCCTCTCGGGCCTGCAGCGCTCGAGCAGCGGCGTGGTGCTCGCCTCCATGCTGAAGCGCGCGATCATCCGCAAGGACCCCACGTTCAGCGAGGCCGACTGGGGGTTCAGGGCCTTCGGCGAGCTGCTCCGCGACCTGGAGTCCAAGGACATCATCGAGCTCAGCACCGGCGCGGCCAAGGGCGACCCCGAGGTCAGCTTCCCCGAGGCGTCGGACTCCGAGGAGGATGCCTTCCGCCTGCTGCACGACGTCGTGGCCGAGGAGGGCCGGGCGCCGCTGTCGGGGCTGAAGGACCGGCTGCGCAACCGTCAGGCCGACTTCAGCGAGAAGCGGTTCGGCTTCGGTGGCTTCCTGCAGTTCTGCA
- a CDS encoding acyl-CoA dehydrogenase family protein, translating into MDFFQDAPELIDTWTADPALRAHLERLLPDEVLAEVGPGLAELGIAAATTLQALGDRAEAEQPRLEQYDPWGRRVDEIVVSDAWHALHVEQARLGLAAIPYEGDHGEHARLVQLAVQHLYGPSSAVYSCPVSMTDAAVRVLLDSADPELRDRVVPRLTSRAADAWTSGQWMTEKPGGSDVGRTETVARPLPDGGYALTGVKWFTSATTADCALALARTLDADGNGVEGSRGLGLYLVEMTDPRDGRRQIGDTIRVRRLKDKLGTKALPTAELDLDGAYATPVGPPDRGVKTISGMLSITRLWNAMSSASGLARAVQLALSYATKREVFGTRLVDQPLHRVTLAELQVDYEATLALVVRASELTGRVEADVASDAETGILRALMPVVKLFTAKYAVAGASEALEAFGGAGYIENTGLPALLRNAQVLSIWEGTTNVLGLDLLRAAVREDALRPLLADVGERMAGADVPELAESVRLVADRASALGDAAMGWADADQEVVEAGMRAFAMRLGAVYTGALLLEHAAHRLAKHDDAAAAVANRWVRRELGGPDDIAPDPARLRDADVILQAPLATIGGTA; encoded by the coding sequence ATGGACTTCTTCCAGGACGCCCCGGAGCTGATCGACACGTGGACCGCCGACCCGGCGCTGCGCGCGCACCTGGAGCGTCTGCTGCCAGACGAGGTCCTCGCGGAGGTGGGCCCCGGACTGGCCGAGCTGGGTATCGCAGCGGCCACGACGCTGCAGGCCCTCGGCGACCGTGCCGAGGCCGAGCAGCCGCGGCTGGAGCAGTACGACCCCTGGGGGAGGCGGGTCGACGAGATCGTCGTGTCGGACGCGTGGCACGCCCTGCATGTCGAGCAGGCACGGCTGGGGCTGGCCGCCATCCCCTACGAGGGTGACCACGGTGAACACGCCCGGCTCGTGCAGCTGGCGGTGCAGCACCTCTACGGCCCGTCCTCGGCGGTCTACAGCTGTCCCGTCTCCATGACCGACGCGGCGGTCCGGGTGCTGCTGGACAGCGCCGACCCCGAGCTGCGCGACCGCGTCGTCCCCCGGCTGACCAGCCGTGCGGCCGACGCGTGGACGTCGGGGCAGTGGATGACCGAGAAGCCCGGTGGGTCCGATGTCGGCCGCACCGAGACGGTCGCCCGCCCACTTCCCGACGGCGGCTACGCCCTGACCGGGGTGAAGTGGTTCACCTCCGCGACCACCGCGGACTGTGCGCTGGCGCTGGCGCGGACGCTGGACGCGGACGGCAACGGCGTGGAGGGCTCGCGAGGACTGGGCCTGTACCTGGTGGAGATGACCGACCCGCGGGACGGCCGACGGCAGATCGGCGACACGATCCGCGTCCGACGGCTGAAGGACAAGCTGGGCACCAAGGCGCTGCCGACGGCCGAGCTGGACCTCGACGGCGCCTACGCCACACCCGTCGGGCCGCCGGATCGCGGGGTGAAGACCATCAGCGGCATGCTCAGCATCACCAGGCTGTGGAACGCCATGTCGTCCGCCTCGGGCCTTGCCCGGGCGGTGCAGCTGGCCCTGTCCTACGCCACGAAGCGCGAGGTGTTCGGCACGCGGCTGGTCGACCAGCCGCTGCACCGGGTGACCCTGGCCGAGCTGCAGGTCGACTACGAAGCCACCCTGGCGCTGGTGGTCCGGGCGTCGGAGCTGACCGGTCGGGTGGAGGCCGATGTGGCCAGCGACGCCGAAACGGGGATCCTGCGGGCGCTGATGCCGGTCGTGAAGCTGTTCACGGCCAAGTACGCCGTCGCAGGGGCGTCGGAGGCGCTGGAGGCCTTCGGCGGCGCCGGCTACATCGAGAACACCGGCCTGCCCGCCCTGCTGCGCAACGCCCAGGTCCTCTCCATCTGGGAGGGCACGACCAACGTGCTCGGCCTCGACCTGCTGCGGGCGGCCGTCCGCGAGGACGCGCTGCGTCCCCTGCTGGCCGACGTCGGCGAGCGGATGGCCGGTGCCGACGTGCCCGAGCTGGCGGAGTCCGTACGGCTCGTGGCGGACCGGGCGTCGGCGCTGGGCGACGCCGCGATGGGCTGGGCCGATGCCGACCAGGAGGTCGTCGAGGCCGGCATGCGGGCCTTCGCCATGCGGCTGGGCGCCGTCTACACCGGGGCGCTGCTGCTGGAGCACGCCGCCCACCGCCTGGCGAAGCACGACGACGCCGCGGCGGCAGTCGCCAACCGCTGGGTTCGCCGCGAGCTGGGTGGCCCCGACGACATCGCGCCCGACCCGGCCCGCTTGCGCGACGCCGACGTCATCCTGCAGGCTCCGCTGGCCACGATCGGCGGCACGGCCTGA